Proteins encoded together in one Micromonospora auratinigra window:
- a CDS encoding bifunctional metallophosphatase/5'-nucleotidase has product MSVPGMRRAAVGLAALAVTAFSAVAVHPQQAEAAAKTADVQLLAINDFHGNLEPPTGSSGTIAGQSAGGAEYLASHLKSMRAAAAAQGKGTVTVAAGDLIGASPLLSAAFHDEPTIEEMNLAGLEFTSVGNHEFDEGATELLRMQRGGCHPVDGCADGTPFEGAKFRYLAANSYKTSTGLPLMQPFGIKIVNGVPIGFIGMTLEGTPNIVSQQGVAGLRFADEADTANKYAKILRLLGVQSIVVLLHEGGVQNGGGINDCTGFSGPIVDIANRMDPSIDVIVSGHTHAAYNCNINGKLVTSASSFGRLVTNIDLKIDRRTRDVVSATANNVVVTRDVPKDQASTDLINHYKTALGPVADKVVGETTSAITKTQEALYQTGVDANGKPVYQTGESPLGNLIADAQLAATDNEQNAVAAFMNPGGVRADLDAGPVTYAEAFTVQPFANNLVTLDLTGAQLYCLLEQQFTTAKVLYASSTVHYVVDTNGTTAAAGAPCTGTRVVRGSLTINGTAVSDTTTYRVTVNNFLAGGGDGFSVLTGGTNAVTGMIDLDAFTAYLTEKSPVSAPALDRIQTTAEVPVA; this is encoded by the coding sequence ATGTCCGTCCCCGGGATGCGTCGGGCCGCTGTCGGCCTGGCCGCACTCGCCGTGACCGCGTTCAGCGCGGTCGCCGTACACCCCCAGCAGGCCGAGGCCGCCGCCAAGACGGCCGACGTCCAGCTGCTCGCGATCAACGACTTCCACGGCAACCTGGAGCCGCCGACCGGTTCCAGCGGCACCATCGCGGGGCAGTCGGCCGGTGGCGCGGAGTACCTGGCCAGCCACCTCAAGTCGATGCGCGCGGCCGCCGCCGCGCAGGGCAAGGGGACCGTCACGGTCGCCGCCGGTGACCTGATCGGCGCCTCCCCGCTGCTCTCCGCCGCCTTCCACGACGAGCCCACCATCGAGGAGATGAACCTCGCCGGGCTCGAGTTCACCAGCGTCGGCAACCACGAGTTCGACGAGGGCGCCACTGAGCTGCTGCGGATGCAGCGGGGCGGCTGCCACCCGGTGGACGGCTGCGCCGACGGCACCCCGTTCGAGGGCGCCAAGTTCCGGTACCTCGCCGCGAACTCCTACAAGACCTCCACCGGTCTGCCCCTGATGCAGCCGTTCGGCATCAAGATCGTCAACGGTGTGCCGATCGGTTTCATCGGCATGACCCTGGAGGGCACCCCGAACATCGTCAGCCAGCAGGGCGTCGCCGGCCTGCGCTTCGCCGACGAGGCGGACACCGCCAACAAGTACGCCAAGATCCTGCGCCTGCTCGGCGTGCAGAGCATCGTCGTGCTGCTGCACGAGGGTGGCGTGCAGAACGGCGGCGGCATCAACGACTGCACCGGGTTCAGTGGCCCGATCGTGGACATCGCGAACCGGATGGACCCGTCCATCGACGTGATCGTCAGCGGGCACACCCACGCGGCGTACAACTGCAACATCAACGGCAAGCTGGTCACCAGCGCCAGCTCCTTCGGTCGCCTGGTCACCAACATCGACCTGAAGATCGACCGGCGGACCCGCGACGTGGTCAGCGCGACCGCGAACAACGTCGTGGTCACCCGGGACGTGCCGAAGGACCAGGCCAGCACCGACCTGATCAACCACTACAAGACCGCGCTGGGCCCGGTCGCCGACAAGGTGGTCGGCGAGACCACCAGCGCGATCACCAAGACCCAGGAGGCCCTGTACCAGACCGGGGTCGACGCGAACGGCAAGCCGGTCTACCAGACCGGTGAGTCGCCGCTGGGCAACCTGATCGCCGACGCCCAGCTCGCCGCGACCGACAACGAGCAGAACGCGGTCGCCGCCTTCATGAACCCCGGTGGTGTCCGCGCCGACCTCGACGCCGGCCCGGTCACCTACGCCGAGGCGTTCACGGTGCAGCCGTTCGCCAACAACCTGGTGACGCTGGACCTGACCGGCGCGCAGCTCTACTGCCTGCTGGAGCAGCAGTTCACCACCGCCAAGGTGCTGTACGCGTCCTCGACCGTGCACTACGTCGTGGACACCAACGGCACCACCGCGGCGGCCGGCGCGCCGTGCACCGGCACCCGGGTGGTCCGGGGCAGCCTCACCATCAACGGCACCGCGGTCAGCGACACCACGACCTACCGGGTCACCGTGAACAACTTCCTCGCCGGCGGCGGCGACGGCTTCAGCGTCCTCACCGGTGGCACGAACGCGGTCACCGGCATGATCGACCTGGACGCCTTCACCGCGTACCTGACCGAGAAGTCCCCGGTGTCGGCTCCGGCGCTGGACCGGATCCAGACCACCGCCGAGGTCCCCGTCGCCTGA
- a CDS encoding alpha/beta fold hydrolase, translated as MTSNGVTWTVETVQSTDGTTIAYETAGDGPPIVLVGGAFNDRGTVRPLGAALTADFTVYGYDRRGRGDSGDAAAYAVQREIEDLAALIERAGGSAHLYGLSSGAILAAYATAEGLPVTGLALFEPPFRTGPHGGAEPGLAEELTGLVSAGRRGDAVALFLTDAVGVPGEAVAGMRGRPEWSWMEGLAHTLAYDTTVTGDGGLPTGRLAAIRVPTVVVDSTGSPEWLRAAAAATAGAIPGATHLSLAGAFHEVSPEVLAPALRDALLG; from the coding sequence ATGACGTCGAACGGGGTCACCTGGACGGTGGAGACGGTGCAGTCCACCGACGGCACCACGATCGCCTACGAGACGGCCGGCGACGGCCCGCCGATCGTGCTGGTGGGCGGGGCCTTCAACGACCGGGGCACCGTCCGGCCGCTGGGCGCCGCGCTGACCGCCGACTTCACCGTGTACGGCTACGACCGGCGCGGTCGCGGCGACAGCGGCGACGCCGCGGCGTACGCGGTGCAGCGGGAGATCGAGGACCTGGCCGCCCTGATCGAGCGGGCCGGCGGCAGCGCCCACCTCTACGGCCTCTCCTCGGGCGCGATCCTCGCCGCGTACGCGACGGCCGAGGGGTTGCCGGTGACCGGGCTGGCGCTCTTCGAGCCACCGTTCCGGACCGGCCCGCACGGGGGCGCCGAGCCGGGGCTGGCCGAGGAGCTGACCGGGCTGGTCTCGGCCGGCCGGCGCGGCGACGCGGTGGCGCTCTTCCTGACCGACGCCGTCGGGGTGCCCGGCGAGGCGGTCGCCGGGATGCGGGGCAGGCCGGAATGGTCCTGGATGGAGGGGCTGGCGCACACGCTGGCGTACGACACCACGGTCACCGGCGACGGCGGCCTGCCGACCGGGCGGCTCGCCGCGATCCGGGTCCCGACCGTCGTGGTGGACAGCACGGGCAGCCCGGAATGGCTGCGCGCGGCGGCCGCCGCGACCGCCGGGGCGATCCCCGGCGCGACCCACCTCAGCCTGGCGGGCGCCTTCCACGAGGTTTCGCCGGAGGTGCTGGCCCCCGCGCTGCGCGACGCCCTGCTCGGCTGA
- a CDS encoding lamin tail domain-containing protein has protein sequence MKQRLIGFAVALGVTVCGALTVAGPAQAATPAVLISKVYYNSPGTDDRSNSSLNAEYVRLTNKRSYTINLKYWTLRDRSSHVYKFSGDFRLAAGASVYIHTGKGTNTATHRYWGSGAYIWNNTGDTAYLRNSAGTSIDSCSWGSSGSYTYC, from the coding sequence GTGAAGCAGCGGTTGATCGGTTTCGCGGTGGCGCTCGGGGTCACGGTCTGCGGGGCGCTGACCGTGGCCGGGCCGGCCCAGGCGGCCACCCCGGCCGTCCTGATCAGCAAGGTCTACTACAACTCGCCGGGCACCGACGACAGGTCGAACAGCAGCCTGAACGCCGAGTACGTGCGGTTGACCAACAAGCGCAGCTACACCATCAATCTGAAGTACTGGACGCTGCGCGACCGGTCGAGCCACGTGTACAAGTTCAGCGGCGACTTCCGGCTCGCCGCCGGCGCGAGCGTCTACATCCACACCGGCAAGGGCACCAACACCGCCACGCACCGGTACTGGGGCTCCGGCGCGTACATCTGGAACAACACCGGGGACACGGCCTACCTGCGCAACTCGGCCGGCACCTCGATCGACAGCTGTTCCTGGGGCAGCAGCGGCAGCTACACCTACTGCTGA
- a CDS encoding histone deacetylase, whose protein sequence is MDLLWYVAYGSNLHAARLGWYLGGGRPPGGLRTYPGCRDCRPPRRTVAALIPGGVYFAGESRAWTGGMAFYDPELPGSAAVRGYLVTVEQFADIAAQEMYRPPGADLAGIRAAARTGRVTLGPGRYETLLRVGVRDGLPMLTFTAPGRAGDVAWTAPAPVYLGMLARGLREAHGWDDDRIAAYLAERPGVRGHWSEVRLRRLVGAAGA, encoded by the coding sequence GTGGACCTGCTCTGGTACGTGGCGTACGGGTCGAACCTGCACGCCGCGCGGCTCGGCTGGTACCTCGGCGGCGGGCGGCCGCCGGGCGGGCTGCGTACGTACCCGGGCTGCCGGGACTGCCGGCCCCCGCGCCGCACCGTCGCGGCGTTGATCCCCGGCGGGGTCTACTTCGCCGGGGAGTCGCGGGCCTGGACCGGCGGGATGGCCTTCTACGACCCGGAGCTGCCGGGGTCGGCCGCGGTCCGGGGCTACCTGGTCACCGTCGAGCAGTTCGCCGACATCGCGGCGCAGGAGATGTACCGGCCGCCGGGCGCGGACCTGGCCGGCATCCGGGCGGCGGCGCGGACCGGCCGGGTGACCCTCGGTCCGGGCCGCTACGAGACCCTGCTGCGGGTCGGGGTCCGCGACGGGTTGCCCATGCTCACCTTCACCGCGCCGGGCCGGGCCGGCGACGTGGCCTGGACCGCTCCCGCGCCGGTCTACCTCGGCATGCTGGCCCGGGGCCTGCGCGAGGCGCACGGCTGGGACGACGACCGGATCGCCGCCTACCTGGCGGAACGGCCAGGGGTGCGCGGTCACTGGTCCGAGGTTCGGCTGCGGCGACTGGTCGGGGCCGCCGGCGCCTGA
- a CDS encoding phosphodiesterase, with product MLIAQLSDPHVTTGPLAAEQATGLHRALARVLALRPRPDCVVITGDLVSHGRPDEYAALREIIGRFPLPVHLAAGNHDDRESLLDAFGGTPYLGGGFAAYYHVDLPAATLVVLDSLAPGDSGGRLGEEQLGWLDGVLAGRPEVPAVVCLHHPPVAVGVPAADAIRLADSDALAAVVARHPHVVRVTAGHLHRAVTSAFAGTVLTTAPSTWIQASLTMTDEEEIGLVAEPTAFLLHRVADGGCVTHTVQVSHAAGQTCWF from the coding sequence ATGCTCATCGCCCAGCTCAGCGACCCGCACGTGACCACCGGCCCGCTCGCCGCCGAGCAGGCCACCGGACTGCACCGGGCGCTGGCCCGGGTGCTCGCCCTGCGCCCCCGGCCCGACTGCGTGGTGATCACCGGCGACCTGGTCAGCCACGGCCGGCCCGACGAGTACGCCGCGCTGCGCGAGATCATCGGCCGGTTCCCGCTGCCGGTGCACCTCGCCGCCGGCAACCACGACGACCGCGAGTCGCTGCTGGACGCCTTCGGCGGCACCCCGTACCTGGGCGGCGGGTTCGCCGCCTACTACCACGTGGACCTCCCGGCGGCGACGCTGGTGGTGCTCGACTCGCTGGCCCCCGGCGACAGCGGCGGGCGGCTCGGCGAGGAGCAGCTCGGCTGGCTCGACGGGGTGCTCGCCGGCCGGCCCGAGGTGCCCGCCGTGGTGTGCCTGCACCATCCGCCGGTCGCGGTCGGCGTCCCGGCCGCCGACGCCATCCGGCTCGCCGACTCGGACGCGCTCGCCGCCGTGGTCGCTCGCCACCCTCACGTCGTCCGCGTCACCGCCGGTCACCTGCACCGCGCGGTCACCAGCGCCTTCGCCGGCACGGTGCTGACCACCGCGCCGAGCACCTGGATCCAGGCCAGCCTGACGATGACCGACGAGGAGGAGATCGGGCTGGTCGCCGAGCCGACCGCGTTCCTGCTGCACCGGGTGGCCGACGGCGGCTGCGTCACGCACACCGTCCAGGTCAGCCACGCCGCCGGGCAGACCTGCTGGTTCTGA
- a CDS encoding sensor domain-containing diguanylate cyclase yields MGTLDRAPPPPARNDVDHERVVRDVTVRLPMASTALEACQWTVSALARHTPATVSILLQVQDRLRCVAATGAWQVFSTVPPQTGVVGRVYASGRPAVVTDVADDPDYLPVRPDVTAELCVPLLGPAGQPVGVLDLQWSEPVELDRWRRTAARLAGRIGARITALGGPPAESRSEKLLRHAAAMTGAPTDWDLMAAAITAARDVSGLSAAVLLLTGRRGPRLGAPTAAPGELESRIRAELTAADRTTLGQLVDRAHRHGSAYTLGEAGHPPTEDYLPLTRAGARTLVAVPVGPPDGGGLLLVADERLLRPDPTTVNLMELLAGQAWSCLDRLRTLARLREQAASDPLTGLRHTGPFGQRIASATPGRTALLAIDVDGFKDVNDTYGHQAGDRLLVGLARALEGALRHGDELYRTGGDEFVAVIEVSRPDEAVRIAERLTEAARRTGRTISVGVALPVPGESPDRTLRRADQALYAVKRQGRDGVHLSAA; encoded by the coding sequence ATGGGTACCCTTGATCGCGCCCCTCCCCCTCCCGCCAGGAACGACGTGGATCACGAGCGAGTCGTCCGGGACGTCACGGTCCGCCTGCCGATGGCGTCGACCGCGCTGGAGGCGTGCCAGTGGACCGTCTCCGCGCTCGCCCGGCACACCCCGGCCACCGTCTCGATCCTGCTCCAGGTCCAGGACCGGCTCCGCTGTGTCGCGGCGACCGGCGCCTGGCAGGTCTTCTCGACCGTGCCACCGCAGACCGGCGTGGTGGGCCGGGTGTACGCCTCGGGCCGGCCGGCCGTCGTCACCGACGTCGCCGACGACCCCGACTACCTACCGGTACGCCCCGACGTGACGGCCGAGCTCTGCGTACCGCTGCTCGGCCCGGCGGGGCAGCCCGTCGGCGTGCTCGACCTGCAGTGGAGCGAGCCGGTCGAGCTGGACCGGTGGCGGCGGACCGCGGCCCGGCTGGCCGGCCGCATCGGCGCGCGGATCACGGCGCTCGGCGGCCCACCGGCGGAGAGCCGGAGCGAGAAGCTGCTCCGGCACGCCGCCGCGATGACCGGCGCGCCCACCGACTGGGACCTGATGGCCGCCGCGATCACCGCGGCCCGGGACGTCTCGGGGCTCTCGGCGGCGGTACTGCTGCTGACCGGGCGGCGCGGGCCCCGGCTGGGCGCGCCCACGGCCGCACCGGGTGAGCTGGAGTCGCGGATCCGCGCCGAACTGACCGCCGCCGACCGCACCACGCTCGGCCAGCTGGTCGACCGGGCGCACCGGCACGGCTCGGCGTACACGCTGGGCGAGGCGGGGCACCCACCGACCGAGGACTACCTGCCGCTCACCCGGGCCGGGGCGCGCACCCTGGTGGCGGTGCCGGTCGGCCCACCCGACGGCGGTGGGCTGCTGCTGGTGGCCGACGAACGGCTGCTGCGCCCCGACCCGACCACCGTCAACCTGATGGAGCTGCTCGCCGGGCAGGCGTGGAGCTGCCTCGACCGGCTGCGTACGCTCGCCCGGCTGCGCGAGCAGGCCGCCTCCGACCCGCTCACCGGACTGCGCCACACCGGCCCGTTCGGGCAACGGATCGCGAGCGCCACCCCGGGGCGTACCGCCCTGCTGGCGATCGACGTGGACGGCTTCAAGGACGTCAACGACACGTACGGCCACCAGGCCGGGGACCGGCTGCTGGTGGGGCTGGCCCGGGCGCTGGAGGGGGCGCTGCGGCACGGCGACGAGCTGTACCGCACCGGCGGCGACGAGTTCGTCGCGGTGATCGAGGTGAGCCGCCCCGACGAGGCGGTACGCATCGCCGAGCGCCTCACCGAGGCGGCCCGCCGCACCGGCCGCACCATCAGCGTGGGCGTCGCGCTGCCCGTGCCCGGCGAGTCACCCGACCGCACCCTGCGCCGCGCCGACCAGGCCCTCTACGCCGTCAAGCGCCAGGGCCGCGACGGCGTCCACCTCTCCGCCGCCTGA
- a CDS encoding aspartate-semialdehyde dehydrogenase — MPSLPTLAVVGATGAVGTVMCQLLSARRNVWGEIRLLASERSAGRRVQCRGEELTVQALTPEAFDGVDVAMFDVPDNVSVEWAPIAVARGAVVVDNSGAFRMDRDVPLVVPEINPDQVRNRPKGIIANANCTTLAMIVAIAPLHREYGLRELVLASYQAASGAGQAGADALHLQLGKVAGDRVLGSRPGDVRQAVGDELGPFPAPLALNVVPWAGSLADGGWSSEELKMRNESRKILGLPDLKVSATCVRVPVVTGHSIAVHAVFATEVDAEGAREALRNAPGVILVDDPGAGEFPMPIDAVGTDPSWVGRIRRAVDDPRALDLFVTGDNLRKGAALNTAQIAELLAKHLTTP; from the coding sequence ATGCCGTCGCTGCCCACCCTTGCCGTGGTCGGCGCGACCGGTGCCGTCGGCACGGTGATGTGCCAGCTCCTCTCCGCCCGACGCAACGTCTGGGGCGAGATCCGGCTGCTCGCCTCCGAACGGTCGGCCGGCCGCCGGGTGCAGTGCCGGGGTGAGGAGCTGACCGTCCAGGCGCTCACCCCCGAGGCGTTCGACGGCGTCGACGTGGCGATGTTCGACGTGCCCGACAACGTCTCCGTCGAGTGGGCGCCGATCGCGGTGGCCCGGGGCGCGGTGGTGGTCGACAACTCCGGCGCGTTCCGGATGGACCGGGACGTCCCGCTGGTCGTCCCGGAGATCAACCCCGACCAGGTGCGCAACCGCCCCAAGGGGATCATCGCCAACGCCAACTGCACCACCCTGGCGATGATCGTGGCGATCGCCCCGCTGCACCGCGAGTACGGGCTGCGCGAGCTGGTGCTCGCGTCGTACCAGGCGGCCTCCGGGGCGGGGCAGGCCGGCGCGGACGCCCTGCACCTCCAGCTCGGCAAGGTCGCCGGGGACCGGGTGCTCGGCTCCCGACCCGGCGACGTGCGGCAGGCGGTCGGCGACGAACTGGGCCCGTTCCCGGCCCCGCTGGCGCTCAACGTGGTGCCCTGGGCCGGCTCGCTCGCCGACGGCGGCTGGTCGTCCGAGGAGCTGAAGATGCGCAACGAGTCGCGCAAGATCCTCGGTCTGCCCGACCTGAAGGTCTCCGCCACCTGTGTACGGGTCCCGGTGGTGACCGGACACTCGATCGCGGTGCACGCGGTCTTCGCCACCGAGGTGGACGCCGAGGGTGCCCGGGAGGCGCTGCGCAACGCCCCCGGCGTGATCCTGGTCGACGACCCCGGGGCCGGCGAGTTCCCGATGCCCATCGACGCGGTCGGCACCGACCCCTCCTGGGTCGGCCGGATCCGGCGTGCCGTCGACGACCCGCGCGCCCTCGACCTCTTCGTCACCGGCGACAACCTCCGCAAGGGCGCCGCCCTGAACACCGCCCAGATCGCCGAACTCCTCGCCAAACACCTCACCACCCCCTGA
- a CDS encoding aspartate kinase produces MALVVQKYGGSSVANAERIKRVAERIVAARKAGDDVVVVVSAMGDTTDELLDLANQVSPLPPGRELDMLLTAGERISMALLAMAIHNLGYEARSFTGSQAGVITTSVHGRARIIDVTPGRLKGALDEGAVVIVAGFQGVSQDTKDVTTLGRGGSDTTAVALAAALDADVCEIYTDVDGVFTADPRIVPNARHIRDITYEEMLELAACGAKVLHLRSVEYARRAGLPIHVRSSYSTNTGTMVTGSMEDLPVEQALITGVAHDRSEAKITIVGVPDEPGAAAKIFDTVAGAEINIDMIVQNVSTEGTGRTDISFTLPKTDGATGMAALSKIQESVKFKGLLYDDHVGKVSLIGAGMRSHPGVAAGFFAALGAAGVNIEMISTSEIRVSVVCRDIDLDKAVRAIHDQFELGGDTEAVVYAGTGR; encoded by the coding sequence GTGGCACTCGTGGTGCAGAAGTACGGCGGGTCCTCCGTCGCCAACGCCGAGCGGATCAAGCGGGTGGCCGAGCGCATCGTGGCCGCCCGCAAGGCCGGCGACGACGTGGTCGTGGTGGTCTCCGCGATGGGGGACACCACCGACGAGCTGCTCGACCTGGCCAACCAGGTCAGCCCGCTGCCGCCGGGCCGGGAGCTGGACATGCTGCTCACCGCCGGCGAGCGGATCTCCATGGCGCTGCTCGCCATGGCCATCCACAACCTGGGGTACGAAGCCCGCTCGTTCACCGGCTCGCAGGCCGGCGTGATCACCACCTCGGTGCACGGCCGGGCGCGGATCATCGACGTGACCCCCGGCCGCCTCAAGGGCGCGCTGGACGAGGGCGCGGTGGTCATCGTGGCCGGCTTCCAGGGCGTCTCGCAGGACACCAAGGACGTCACCACGCTGGGTCGGGGCGGGTCCGACACGACGGCCGTGGCGCTCGCCGCGGCGCTCGACGCCGACGTCTGCGAGATCTACACCGACGTGGACGGCGTCTTCACCGCCGACCCGCGGATCGTGCCGAACGCCCGGCACATCCGCGACATCACCTACGAGGAGATGCTGGAACTGGCTGCCTGCGGCGCCAAGGTGCTGCACCTGCGCAGCGTCGAGTACGCCCGGCGCGCGGGGTTGCCGATCCACGTCCGTTCGTCATACTCGACCAACACCGGCACGATGGTCACCGGATCGATGGAGGACCTTCCTGTGGAACAGGCACTGATCACCGGGGTCGCCCACGACCGCAGCGAGGCGAAGATCACCATCGTCGGGGTGCCCGACGAGCCGGGTGCCGCCGCGAAGATCTTCGACACCGTGGCCGGCGCCGAGATCAACATCGACATGATCGTGCAGAACGTGTCGACCGAGGGCACCGGGCGGACGGACATCTCGTTCACCCTGCCCAAGACCGACGGCGCGACCGGCATGGCGGCCCTCAGCAAGATCCAGGAGTCGGTCAAGTTCAAGGGCCTGCTCTACGACGACCACGTCGGCAAGGTCTCGCTGATCGGCGCGGGCATGCGCTCGCACCCGGGTGTGGCCGCCGGCTTCTTCGCGGCGCTCGGTGCGGCCGGCGTCAACATCGAGATGATCTCCACCTCGGAGATCCGGGTCTCGGTGGTCTGCCGGGACATCGACCTCGACAAGGCCGTCCGGGCCATCCACGACCAGTTCGAGCTGGGCGGCGACACCGAGGCCGTGGTCTACGCGGGCACCGGGAGGTAG
- a CDS encoding nitroreductase family protein translates to MTDLTPLLAFRWSPRAFDPDADLTGDEATSLLEAARWAPSTGNTQPWRFALGHRQDETWKRILVSLPDADQGWARHASALVLGAHTGETERAAYDLGQAIAHLTVQATALGLHVRQLARFDRAGLVAELDLAPGIRPLVVAAVGRLGDPYALPADLLGRETALRHRQPLPALLLR, encoded by the coding sequence ATGACCGACCTCACCCCGCTGCTCGCATTCCGCTGGAGTCCCCGCGCGTTCGACCCGGACGCGGACCTCACCGGCGACGAGGCGACGTCCCTGCTGGAGGCCGCCCGCTGGGCCCCGTCGACCGGGAACACCCAGCCGTGGCGGTTCGCCCTCGGGCACCGGCAGGACGAGACCTGGAAGCGGATCCTGGTCAGCCTCCCCGACGCCGACCAGGGCTGGGCGCGGCACGCCTCCGCGCTGGTCCTCGGCGCGCACACCGGCGAGACCGAACGGGCCGCGTACGACCTCGGCCAGGCGATCGCCCACCTGACCGTGCAGGCCACCGCGCTCGGCCTGCACGTGCGCCAGCTCGCCCGCTTCGACCGGGCCGGCCTGGTCGCGGAACTCGACCTGGCACCCGGGATCCGGCCCCTGGTGGTGGCCGCCGTCGGCCGCCTCGGCGACCCGTACGCCCTCCCGGCGGACCTGCTCGGCCGGGAGACCGCGCTGCGGCACCGGCAACCCCTGCCGGCGCTCCTGCTGCGCTGA